The proteins below come from a single Methanomassiliicoccales archaeon genomic window:
- a CDS encoding helix-turn-helix domain-containing protein, whose product MPGEQARRTAAKLLADDYAGRILSATYKSPRSIQQLSRLCDIPIAVAYRRVALMERLGLVRCVRQDESYRGKKVKYYSCAVRSLELSFRNGEFSVSLDPLRPE is encoded by the coding sequence ATGCCTGGGGAGCAAGCTCGGCGGACTGCGGCCAAGCTCTTGGCGGATGACTACGCCGGGCGCATTTTGTCGGCCACGTATAAAAGCCCGAGGTCCATCCAACAGCTGAGCCGTTTGTGCGACATCCCCATCGCCGTGGCGTACCGTCGAGTGGCGCTGATGGAGAGGCTCGGCCTGGTCCGATGCGTGCGGCAGGACGAATCCTACCGGGGGAAGAAGGTGAAGTACTATTCCTGCGCCGTTCGCTCCCTCGAGCTGTCGTTCAGGAACGGCGAGTTCTCGGTCAGTTTGGACCCGTTGCGACCGGAGTGA
- a CDS encoding winged helix-turn-helix domain-containing protein translates to MITRVDLLRTSQLLTDEYSVKILVATIRIPKCAQEIADSFGIPIAACYRRIRDLEKEGLLTCTERRLSRQGKRVSYYISMLKSAYVFFENGRLKVKFELKTGGADQYGTDWHDIPLENSGKGNEDDRGSKD, encoded by the coding sequence GTGATTACCAGGGTCGACCTATTGCGAACATCGCAGCTGCTCACGGACGAGTATTCGGTCAAGATCCTGGTGGCCACCATCCGCATCCCCAAGTGCGCTCAGGAGATCGCGGACTCGTTCGGCATACCCATCGCCGCCTGCTACCGGCGCATTCGGGACCTGGAGAAGGAAGGGCTGCTAACCTGTACGGAACGGAGGCTCTCCCGCCAGGGCAAGCGCGTTTCCTACTACATTTCAATGCTCAAATCGGCCTACGTCTTCTTCGAGAACGGCCGTCTGAAGGTCAAGTTCGAGCTCAAGACCGGGGGCGCGGACCAGTATGGCACCGACTGGCATGACATCCCGTTGGAGAACAGTGGGAAAGGGAATGAGGATGATCGAGGGAGCAAGGACTGA
- a CDS encoding phosphoserine phosphatase — MTELLEELDQKRQFNNNEAEKHRRLRDELNEQTKQWVQKRDELNAKVRSLVEEAAKKRETRDSLNVHVRQVKAERDVWNKKVNELNDKVGELKKTQLPREGPPVSKMKKDLKALEFRQMTSTLTVEKERELIEEMQDLDKLIKEREKQLEANDSIRSVIKELREAKEKAESNHRAVGELAEKAQTEHDEMIKLYEQADAMRKEADEAQEKFIETKLKADDEHKRHIDSIRQVHDFDKILTGLKQKARKARKRKEETQAMKEAEDIFDKFKKGEKLSTDDLMSLQRSGYL, encoded by the coding sequence ATGACGGAATTGTTGGAGGAACTAGACCAAAAACGACAATTCAACAACAACGAGGCGGAGAAGCACAGACGACTTCGTGATGAATTGAACGAGCAGACGAAGCAGTGGGTACAGAAGCGGGACGAGCTGAACGCCAAAGTGCGTTCATTGGTGGAAGAGGCCGCGAAGAAGCGCGAGACCCGAGACTCCTTGAACGTGCATGTGCGCCAGGTCAAAGCCGAGCGCGACGTTTGGAACAAGAAGGTCAACGAGCTTAACGACAAGGTGGGAGAGCTCAAGAAGACTCAGCTGCCGCGGGAAGGCCCCCCTGTTTCTAAGATGAAGAAGGACCTGAAGGCGCTTGAGTTCCGACAGATGACTTCCACCCTGACGGTGGAGAAGGAAAGGGAACTGATCGAGGAGATGCAGGACCTTGACAAGCTGATAAAGGAGCGGGAGAAGCAGCTAGAAGCGAATGACTCGATCCGCTCCGTCATCAAGGAGCTCCGCGAGGCCAAAGAGAAAGCCGAGTCGAACCACCGAGCGGTGGGCGAGCTCGCTGAGAAGGCGCAGACGGAGCATGATGAGATGATCAAGCTCTACGAGCAGGCGGACGCCATGAGGAAGGAGGCGGACGAGGCTCAGGAGAAGTTCATCGAGACCAAGCTCAAAGCGGACGATGAGCACAAGAGGCACATCGACAGCATCCGCCAAGTGCATGATTTCGACAAAATCCTCACCGGTCTTAAGCAGAAGGCGCGCAAGGCACGGAAGAGGAAGGAAGAGACGCAGGCCATGAAGGAGGCTGAGGACATCTTCGACAAGTTCAAGAAGGGAGAGAAGCTCAGCACCGATGACCTCATGTCATTGCAGAGGTCTGGCTACCTATAG
- a CDS encoding signal recognition particle protein Srp54, with amino-acid sequence MVLEGLGRSLRDALKKVANASSVDEKLVKEVTKDIQRALLQADVNVKLVLEMTKEVERRALTEKPPAGMAAREHVVRIIYEELVKVLGEKKALPLSKQTIMMVGLYGQGKTTTSGKLARYFHKKGLKVGLVAADVHRPAAYEQLRQIGEQIGVPVFGNQEEKDAARIVTEGIRHFEGSDVIIIDTSGRHALEKDLIDEVKKVAEIAKPNERILVLDASTGQQAGPQAQAFHDAIGVTSVILTKLDGTAKGGGALSAVARTKAPIVFIGVGEHLEDLDPFNPERFISRLLGMGDIQTLLEKAKEQMTEEEALETTKKIMSGRFTLKEMYEQMEMLTNMGPLKKLLSMLPGMPGMSDKIDIEESQKRLGTYRIIMDSMTDEEMENPRLIKSSRVLRIAKGAGVDPKEVRSLLHQYNDSKKAVKGLMGNRKLRRQLMKQFESGEMGLKP; translated from the coding sequence GTGGTGCTTGAAGGCCTGGGGCGATCTCTGCGGGACGCGCTGAAGAAGGTCGCCAACGCCAGCAGCGTGGACGAGAAGCTGGTGAAGGAGGTCACCAAGGATATCCAGAGGGCGCTGCTGCAGGCCGATGTGAACGTGAAGCTCGTGCTCGAAATGACCAAGGAGGTCGAGCGCCGCGCGTTGACGGAAAAGCCACCGGCGGGCATGGCGGCCAGGGAGCACGTGGTGCGGATCATCTACGAGGAGCTGGTGAAGGTGTTGGGCGAGAAAAAGGCTCTGCCCCTCTCCAAACAGACCATCATGATGGTCGGTCTCTACGGCCAAGGCAAGACGACCACCTCCGGCAAGTTGGCCCGATACTTCCATAAGAAGGGATTGAAGGTCGGCCTGGTGGCCGCGGACGTGCACCGGCCGGCGGCCTATGAGCAGCTGAGGCAGATCGGGGAGCAGATCGGGGTGCCGGTCTTCGGGAACCAAGAGGAGAAGGACGCTGCCCGGATAGTGACGGAGGGCATAAGGCACTTCGAAGGCAGCGACGTCATCATAATCGATACTTCGGGACGGCACGCGCTAGAGAAAGACCTTATCGATGAGGTCAAGAAGGTGGCGGAGATCGCCAAACCGAACGAGCGCATATTGGTGCTCGATGCTTCGACCGGTCAGCAGGCCGGTCCGCAGGCCCAGGCGTTCCACGATGCGATCGGGGTGACGAGCGTGATACTCACCAAGCTCGACGGCACGGCCAAGGGCGGTGGGGCTTTGAGCGCGGTCGCCCGGACGAAGGCGCCCATCGTTTTCATCGGGGTCGGGGAGCACTTGGAGGACCTGGACCCTTTCAATCCTGAGCGCTTCATATCTCGGTTGTTAGGAATGGGCGACATCCAGACCTTGCTGGAGAAGGCCAAGGAACAGATGACCGAGGAGGAAGCCTTGGAGACGACCAAGAAGATCATGTCCGGGCGCTTCACCCTCAAGGAGATGTACGAGCAGATGGAGATGCTCACCAACATGGGACCGCTGAAGAAGCTGCTCTCCATGCTGCCCGGCATGCCGGGCATGTCTGACAAGATCGACATCGAGGAGTCGCAGAAGCGCCTCGGCACCTACCGCATCATCATGGACTCCATGACCGACGAGGAGATGGAGAACCCCCGCCTCATCAAGTCCTCCCGCGTTCTTCGCATAGCCAAGGGGGCAGGGGTGGACCCTAAGGAAGTCCGCTCCCTTCTGCACCAATACAATGACAGCAAGAAGGCGGTCAAGGGGCTCATGGGCAACCGCAAGCTCCGCCGGCAGCTGATGAAGCAGTTCGAGTCTGGGGAGATGGGGCTGAAGCCATGA
- the trmY gene encoding tRNA (pseudouridine(54)-N(1))-methyltransferase TrmY has protein sequence MRRFVVIGHRAVTSGDFKLDDLAGGTGRLDVLLRCINSAFFLSHNIRRDTEIHLILQGPPHPPKTVRLVGSELKYLNPDERSTAALVRNALLQKVAAEERSSPGIYVSNRSYRDVLSLVPKGEQIVYLREDGTDVREFQFEQDVTFVLGDDQDLTLEEEGMLLKYEPKIISLGPASYHADHCISTVNNELDRRWLSKSD, from the coding sequence ATGAGGCGCTTCGTGGTCATAGGACATCGGGCGGTGACGTCGGGCGACTTCAAACTAGACGACCTCGCCGGGGGAACGGGGCGCTTGGATGTCCTGCTCCGCTGCATCAATTCCGCTTTCTTCCTTTCCCACAACATCCGCCGAGATACGGAGATCCATCTGATATTGCAGGGACCGCCGCATCCTCCCAAGACCGTTCGCTTGGTCGGATCGGAGCTGAAGTATCTGAACCCGGACGAGCGCAGCACGGCCGCCTTGGTCCGGAACGCTTTGCTGCAGAAGGTGGCCGCGGAGGAGCGATCGTCTCCGGGCATCTACGTCTCCAACCGCTCTTATCGCGACGTGCTCTCCCTCGTCCCGAAAGGCGAGCAGATCGTGTACCTGCGCGAGGACGGGACCGATGTACGGGAGTTCCAGTTCGAGCAGGACGTGACCTTCGTCCTAGGCGACGACCAGGACCTGACGCTGGAGGAGGAGGGCATGCTGCTCAAGTACGAACCGAAGATCATCTCCCTCGGTCCGGCCTCCTACCACGCCGATCACTGCATCAGCACTGTCAACAACGAACTGGACAGACGCTGGCTGTCGAAGAGCGACTAG
- a CDS encoding FprA family A-type flavoprotein translates to MEVRELAKGVHWVGARDWDRRLFDGLIPLPHGTTYNSYLVKGEKAIALIDTVNPGFEEQLKAKVETLTPLDKIDYLIMNHAEPDHASAIPFILERSPRAKLVLTEKGAKLATALYHPPVDRVMVVKEGDRIDLGGKTLRFIDAPFLHWPETMFTYLEEDKILFPCDFFGAHTAAGDVSQEIVDYDWLAKTYFGEIMMPFAKSGRNAMDKLDKLEIKLIAPSHGPMHDDPGHIMGLYRNWTNGRTVRKVVVAYVSMWRSTQQLVEAMVQAMLDQGVDVRVFNLAESEVASLAGELVDAEGIVLGAPTVLGGLHPQGLYAAALVKAFKPPAKYAAVLSSFGWGGGAVKQALDILGPTKIELLGAVEVNGRPMETDLQKAAELGKLMASKVKERPLT, encoded by the coding sequence ATGGAGGTCAGGGAACTAGCCAAGGGCGTGCATTGGGTGGGAGCGAGGGATTGGGACCGGAGGCTTTTCGACGGTCTGATACCACTGCCCCACGGCACCACTTACAACTCCTATCTGGTGAAAGGGGAGAAGGCAATAGCGCTCATCGACACCGTCAACCCGGGCTTCGAGGAGCAGTTGAAGGCCAAGGTGGAGACCCTCACCCCTTTGGACAAGATCGACTACTTGATAATGAACCACGCCGAGCCGGACCACGCCAGCGCCATTCCTTTCATTCTGGAAAGGAGCCCTAGGGCCAAGCTGGTGCTGACGGAGAAGGGGGCGAAGCTGGCGACGGCCCTCTACCATCCCCCGGTCGACCGCGTCATGGTGGTCAAGGAGGGCGACCGCATCGACCTGGGTGGCAAGACATTGCGTTTCATCGATGCTCCGTTCCTGCACTGGCCGGAGACGATGTTCACCTACCTGGAAGAAGATAAGATTCTCTTCCCCTGCGACTTCTTCGGTGCGCACACCGCGGCCGGGGACGTGTCCCAAGAGATAGTAGACTACGACTGGCTGGCGAAGACGTATTTCGGTGAGATCATGATGCCCTTCGCCAAGAGCGGCCGCAACGCCATGGATAAGCTGGATAAGCTGGAGATCAAGCTCATCGCGCCCAGCCACGGACCGATGCATGACGATCCCGGACACATCATGGGGCTGTACCGCAACTGGACCAACGGACGGACGGTGCGCAAGGTGGTCGTGGCCTACGTCTCCATGTGGCGTTCCACTCAACAACTAGTGGAGGCTATGGTGCAGGCCATGCTGGACCAAGGCGTCGACGTCCGGGTCTTCAACTTGGCCGAGTCGGAGGTCGCTTCCCTCGCCGGAGAGCTGGTCGACGCCGAAGGCATCGTGCTCGGCGCCCCGACGGTGCTGGGAGGGTTGCATCCGCAGGGGCTCTATGCCGCAGCCTTGGTTAAGGCGTTCAAGCCTCCAGCGAAGTACGCCGCCGTTCTCTCATCCTTCGGCTGGGGTGGGGGGGCGGTGAAGCAAGCCCTCGATATCCTCGGTCCGACGAAGATCGAGCTGTTGGGTGCGGTAGAAGTGAACGGCAGGCCGATGGAAACGGACCTGCAGAAGGCCGCGGAGCTGGGCAAGCTCATGGCGTCCAAGGTCAAGGAGCGGCCTCTGACCTAG
- a CDS encoding DUF2116 family Zn-ribbon domain-containing protein produces MTEKIPQHKHCRQCGKAFIGKENFCSVECTGTSDAQMKKKKRQLLMLYVFSFMILILMIVFIGLR; encoded by the coding sequence ATGACGGAGAAGATACCGCAGCACAAACATTGTCGCCAGTGTGGCAAGGCCTTCATCGGCAAGGAGAACTTCTGTTCCGTTGAGTGCACGGGCACCTCGGACGCCCAGATGAAGAAGAAGAAACGGCAGCTGCTCATGCTCTATGTCTTCAGCTTCATGATCCTGATCCTCATGATAGTCTTCATAGGGCTCAGATGA
- the yjjX gene encoding inosine/xanthosine triphosphatase, with product MIYMKVGVGGTFDVLHRGHRALLDKAFEVGDEVAIGLTSDAYTSRHKARSSPLEKRMLAVQEYAATKGKPFTVQPIDEPQGTLLSDPTLQGLVVSPETYKEADRLAKERTALGMPPLRVFRVEYVLADDCVPISSTRILEGEVDENGRMLRPMRIAVGSENPVKVHAVENVMRRIYGEVKMYPLRVSASVPAEPWGEEVERGAVERARRCLGRNDYGVGVEAGIFEHEGELYDVQFCAVADKMDRVTIGHGSGFCYPPKVAALLRHGSTIGEAFQNLYGQERTGRGVGAIGYLTHGLLPRSELTEQAVVAAMVPRIRKELYFEG from the coding sequence ATGATCTATATGAAAGTGGGCGTTGGCGGCACGTTCGATGTCCTGCACCGCGGGCATAGGGCGCTGCTGGACAAGGCTTTCGAGGTTGGCGACGAGGTGGCGATCGGGCTTACGTCCGATGCCTATACCTCCCGGCACAAGGCCAGGTCATCACCGCTGGAGAAGCGCATGCTGGCGGTGCAGGAGTACGCTGCCACAAAAGGCAAGCCTTTCACCGTGCAACCGATAGACGAACCTCAAGGCACGCTGCTCTCCGATCCCACATTGCAGGGCTTGGTGGTCTCGCCCGAAACATATAAAGAGGCTGACCGGCTGGCAAAGGAAAGGACGGCATTGGGAATGCCCCCTCTGCGCGTCTTCCGGGTGGAGTACGTCCTGGCCGATGATTGCGTGCCGATATCTTCCACTCGCATCCTCGAGGGAGAGGTGGACGAGAACGGGAGGATGCTGCGGCCGATGCGCATCGCCGTTGGATCGGAGAACCCCGTCAAAGTGCATGCGGTGGAGAACGTCATGCGCCGCATCTACGGCGAGGTGAAGATGTATCCGTTGCGCGTTTCTGCCTCCGTTCCAGCTGAGCCCTGGGGGGAAGAGGTCGAAAGAGGAGCGGTGGAGAGAGCTCGTCGCTGCCTAGGCCGGAACGACTACGGAGTAGGCGTGGAAGCGGGCATTTTCGAGCATGAGGGAGAGCTGTATGACGTGCAGTTCTGCGCCGTGGCCGACAAGATGGATAGGGTGACGATCGGCCATGGGTCGGGATTCTGCTATCCTCCAAAGGTCGCCGCGCTCCTGCGCCATGGAAGCACGATAGGCGAGGCGTTCCAAAACCTCTATGGCCAGGAACGCACTGGGCGAGGGGTAGGGGCGATAGGCTACCTCACTCACGGCCTTCTGCCGAGGTCAGAACTCACCGAGCAGGCGGTGGTGGCCGCCATGGTCCCCCGGATAAGAAAGGAGCTCTATTTCGAAGGCTGA
- the pheT gene encoding phenylalanine--tRNA ligase subunit beta encodes MPVITFNYRDLVSLLGKEVPPQELIDTIPMMGADFHHYDEVGEEMGIEFFPDRPDLFSVEGVARALRTFLGFERGLKTYPVEKSGISMRIDPSVREVRPFAVAGVVRGVTMNDYLIRSLMEVQEKLHLTMGRKREKVSIGIHDLDRVTPPFVYKAVIPESISFVPLAKEERMNLREILQKHEKGIDYAFILEGKDKYPIILDKNKNVLSFPPIINGTLTAVTEKTQNFFIDVTGTDHNAVSGALNIVATMLAERGGIIQSVRLTGMTRITTPNLKPAKWDLEQSYCNQWLGLNLTTQETAACLERMGYAAKPLKKKLKVQVPATRTDILHPVDLVEDVAKGYGYAKFGSKRPEVHSLGAERRIERISDLVRQMMVGYGYYEVTTLTLSSEKEQFEGMRLPRAEVVEVLNPISEDHTCLRINLMPSLLAVLRKSKHRDLPQRIFEVGDVLVGTARRRKLAAVAIHSKASFTEMKSLLEGIMRDMALEFSLEPCSLPTYIEGRAAQVYVRGEPIGHFGELHPEVIVRAELGYPIVGFELDLEKALEGKLERIV; translated from the coding sequence ATGCCAGTCATCACTTTCAACTACCGGGACCTGGTCTCCCTCCTAGGAAAGGAGGTGCCTCCGCAGGAGCTCATCGACACCATTCCCATGATGGGCGCGGACTTCCACCATTACGACGAGGTGGGGGAGGAGATGGGCATCGAGTTCTTCCCCGACCGGCCGGACCTTTTCTCGGTGGAAGGGGTGGCGCGCGCTCTGCGAACGTTCCTGGGCTTCGAACGAGGACTGAAGACCTACCCAGTGGAGAAGTCTGGCATCAGCATGCGCATCGATCCGTCCGTGCGAGAAGTGCGCCCGTTCGCCGTTGCGGGCGTGGTACGTGGCGTGACGATGAACGATTACCTAATCCGCTCCCTGATGGAGGTGCAGGAGAAGCTGCATCTGACCATGGGAAGGAAAAGGGAGAAGGTATCCATCGGCATCCACGACCTGGACAGGGTCACCCCGCCGTTCGTTTACAAGGCTGTGATCCCAGAATCCATCTCCTTCGTGCCTCTGGCCAAGGAGGAAAGGATGAATTTGCGGGAGATCCTGCAGAAGCACGAGAAAGGCATCGACTACGCCTTCATCCTGGAAGGGAAGGACAAGTACCCGATCATCCTGGACAAGAACAAGAACGTGCTCTCCTTCCCGCCCATCATCAACGGCACGCTCACGGCCGTGACCGAAAAGACGCAGAACTTCTTCATCGACGTGACTGGCACCGACCACAATGCCGTCTCGGGTGCCTTGAATATCGTGGCCACGATGTTGGCCGAGCGGGGAGGGATCATCCAGAGCGTCCGTTTGACGGGCATGACGCGCATCACCACGCCCAACCTGAAACCGGCGAAGTGGGACCTGGAACAGAGCTACTGCAATCAATGGCTGGGATTGAACCTCACCACCCAAGAGACGGCCGCCTGCCTGGAGCGCATGGGATACGCCGCCAAGCCATTGAAGAAGAAGCTGAAGGTGCAGGTCCCCGCCACTCGCACGGACATCCTGCATCCCGTGGACCTGGTCGAGGACGTGGCCAAGGGCTACGGCTACGCCAAGTTCGGCAGCAAGCGACCGGAGGTGCACTCCCTTGGCGCTGAGCGAAGGATAGAGCGCATCTCCGACCTGGTGCGCCAGATGATGGTCGGCTATGGCTACTACGAGGTCACCACCCTGACATTATCGAGCGAAAAAGAGCAGTTCGAGGGCATGCGCCTGCCCAGGGCGGAAGTGGTGGAAGTGCTCAACCCCATCAGCGAGGACCACACCTGCCTGAGGATCAACCTCATGCCTTCGCTGCTGGCGGTGCTGAGGAAGAGCAAGCACCGGGACCTGCCGCAGCGCATCTTCGAGGTGGGCGATGTTCTCGTAGGAACGGCCAGAAGGCGCAAGCTGGCCGCCGTGGCCATTCATTCCAAGGCCTCGTTCACGGAGATGAAATCCCTGCTGGAGGGCATCATGAGAGATATGGCGCTGGAGTTCTCTTTGGAACCTTGCAGCCTGCCGACGTACATCGAGGGGAGGGCAGCCCAGGTATACGTCCGCGGAGAACCGATCGGGCATTTCGGAGAACTGCATCCCGAGGTCATCGTCCGCGCGGAGCTTGGATACCCCATCGTGGGATTCGAGCTGGACCTGGAGAAGGCCCTGGAAGGGAAGCTGGAAAGGATCGTGTGA
- the hmgA gene encoding hydroxymethylglutaryl-CoA reductase (NADPH): MTGGLKNRGKTRADVEERRKAVEEHSGCKLDCISSYTFEPELAERNIENMIGTVQVPLGFAGPIRVNGDHAKGEFLVPMATTEGALLATVNRGCSALTAAGGVNVIIIKDEMTRAPVFRVRDIRHSREVAAWIDSHFEEIKRTAESTTKHGKLLYAKPFAAGRSLYVRFGYDTGDAMGMNMATIATDLASRLIEEGTGAKLISVSGNFCVDKKPSAVNYILGRGKLVLADARLSRQVVEDKLKTTPEMVAEVAYRKVMMGSAMSLAYGFNAHVANMLAAVYIATGQDPAQVVEGSMGLTSAEVVDGDLYISVRLPSLEVGTVGGGTKLPCQSEALSIMNCLGTGKAKKFAEIVAAVVLAGELSTLAAQATGQLASAHQALGR; encoded by the coding sequence ATGACCGGCGGCTTGAAGAATCGGGGCAAGACGAGGGCGGACGTCGAGGAGCGCAGGAAGGCGGTGGAAGAGCATTCGGGCTGCAAGCTCGACTGCATCTCCTCCTATACGTTCGAACCCGAGCTGGCCGAGCGCAACATCGAGAACATGATCGGCACAGTTCAGGTGCCATTGGGCTTCGCCGGGCCGATAAGGGTGAACGGCGACCATGCCAAAGGCGAGTTCCTGGTGCCCATGGCCACCACCGAAGGCGCTCTGCTGGCGACCGTCAACCGGGGCTGCTCCGCGCTCACGGCGGCGGGCGGGGTGAACGTCATCATCATCAAGGACGAGATGACCCGCGCTCCGGTTTTCAGAGTGAGGGACATACGCCATAGCCGAGAGGTCGCTGCCTGGATCGACTCCCATTTCGAGGAGATCAAGCGAACGGCGGAATCGACCACCAAGCATGGCAAGCTCCTGTACGCCAAGCCATTCGCCGCTGGTCGTAGTCTATATGTCAGATTCGGCTACGATACTGGAGATGCCATGGGCATGAACATGGCCACCATAGCCACCGATCTTGCTTCGAGACTGATTGAAGAGGGCACGGGGGCCAAGCTCATCTCCGTCTCCGGCAACTTCTGCGTGGACAAAAAGCCCTCGGCGGTCAACTACATCCTTGGACGTGGAAAGTTGGTATTGGCCGATGCTCGACTGTCACGCCAGGTGGTCGAAGACAAGCTCAAGACCACCCCGGAGATGGTGGCCGAGGTGGCTTATCGCAAGGTCATGATGGGCAGCGCCATGTCCCTCGCCTACGGCTTCAACGCTCACGTGGCGAACATGCTGGCGGCAGTATACATCGCCACCGGGCAAGATCCGGCCCAGGTGGTCGAAGGGAGCATGGGCTTGACCAGCGCCGAGGTCGTGGACGGCGACCTGTACATCTCGGTCCGGCTTCCCTCCCTAGAAGTGGGAACGGTGGGAGGAGGAACGAAGCTGCCATGCCAGAGCGAAGCGCTCTCCATCATGAATTGCCTGGGAACCGGCAAAGCGAAGAAATTCGCGGAGATCGTGGCCGCCGTGGTCCTGGCAGGCGAGCTTTCCACGCTTGCCGCTCAAGCCACCGGTCAGCTGGCCAGTGCGCACCAGGCACTTGGCAGATAA
- a CDS encoding tautomerase family protein, giving the protein MPVVTIDLIKGNISKEAKLEMMKRVSEVIAEIEARPNPKENMLPFVYCIIREVEWGDFGNNGVPITPELLGAVKQGMVHIAIKQH; this is encoded by the coding sequence GTGCCAGTAGTAACAATAGATTTAATAAAGGGAAACATCAGCAAAGAGGCAAAATTGGAGATGATGAAGCGCGTTTCTGAGGTGATTGCAGAAATTGAAGCCCGCCCGAATCCTAAGGAGAACATGCTACCGTTTGTATATTGTATCATACGGGAGGTTGAGTGGGGGGACTTTGGTAACAATGGTGTGCCAATCACGCCAGAATTGCTCGGCGCAGTGAAACAGGGAATGGTCCATATAGCTATTAAGCAACACTGA
- a CDS encoding SemiSWEET transporter, producing the protein MDALLSMGLLAGSLTTAGFVPQIIKGYRTRKMDDVSLIMPVVLAAGMLLWLFYGIGLNDLPIVLWNAVALALNLAIVGLKLRFRGIAVGGPQ; encoded by the coding sequence ATGGATGCTTTGCTCTCAATGGGTCTTCTTGCCGGGTCCCTCACCACAGCCGGGTTCGTGCCCCAGATCATCAAGGGCTATCGTACAAGGAAGATGGATGATGTCTCCCTCATCATGCCAGTGGTCTTGGCCGCGGGGATGCTACTATGGCTTTTCTATGGGATCGGTCTTAATGACCTCCCCATCGTCCTCTGGAACGCGGTGGCATTGGCCCTCAACCTGGCCATTGTCGGACTGAAGCTCCGTTTTCGCGGAATTGCCGTTGGGGGTCCGCAATAG
- a CDS encoding GNAT family N-acetyltransferase, which produces MQRVRFDDMTEAEFQDFRRQSIERYAQENVKAGYWYLEDSLQRSEAENTRLLPEGLKTPDHHVLVVRHESTGVSVGSIWLKVDRSGPVPSGFIYDVFVYEEFRNKGYGKAIMSAIEVKARELGLRTLYLHVFAHNPVAMRLYQDSGFEVGSLNMRKRIG; this is translated from the coding sequence TTGCAGCGCGTCAGGTTCGACGACATGACCGAGGCGGAATTCCAGGATTTCCGACGCCAGAGCATCGAACGATATGCCCAGGAGAACGTGAAGGCTGGATACTGGTACCTGGAGGATTCCCTTCAGAGATCGGAGGCCGAGAATACGAGGCTATTGCCAGAAGGGCTGAAGACGCCCGATCACCACGTCCTGGTGGTAAGGCATGAGAGTACTGGCGTTTCAGTAGGCTCGATCTGGCTCAAGGTGGACCGGTCCGGTCCCGTTCCTTCCGGCTTCATCTATGACGTTTTCGTGTACGAGGAATTCCGGAACAAGGGATACGGCAAGGCGATCATGTCAGCGATCGAGGTGAAGGCTAGAGAGCTCGGCCTGCGCACGCTCTATCTACACGTGTTCGCGCACAATCCCGTGGCCATGCGCCTCTATCAGGACTCAGGCTTCGAGGTGGGAAGCTTGAACATGAGGAAGCGCATCGGCTGA